The DNA window AAGTTATATTTAGTCAGTGTTTGCACCATCCAGTACTTCTGCAAATAACATTGGAATTGTAAGCTGTACCCCTTCTTCATGGATACGGATAGGAATTCCTGACTTTTTAGATATCCACTTTATCCAGTTTTTTAAAGTCTGTGAGCGACGATTACTAGTATCTGCGTCTTTTAATACCTCTGGAAAAGTAAGCTCTTTAACTACTTCATCATTTAAAACTAGCACACTATTTAGTTGTGATTGTTTTAGTGAGACTGCATCAATAATCCGCCAAACAGGAGGGTAACTTAACATAGCTTCAATGAGCAGTCTGACTTGTAAATCTTCATTAGGTGCTTCAGCAATTAATCTGCCCTTTTGGGTTAATTCAGTCAGCCACTTATTGCCCTGACGCATCCTTGTAATCAGCTTGAGTGCTTCCAAAGCCTGTTTTGCATACTGTCCATGTCGAGAAATATATACGTTTTTCTTTCCTCTATTACCTAATTTATAACCTAGTTCGTATGAGTCTGTTATTCCTTGATAAATAAGTAAGATAGCCTCAATTATTTTCTTAGGTTTATCATATTGGGGAATAGAATCTACACAGCTATTATCATCCCAATCATCCTCAATCGTAAACCTTTGCTTAAAAATATCTGCCGCTTTCATTTTAATATCAATTAGTAATATTTTCTTTTCTTCTAAATAAGGTTTGTAAAATAAATTGCAATATAAACCTGCAATTTCATTAGTATTAATATCGTAAAAATTTGTTTTACTCAAATGTCCGTCTTGCTTGAGTATTTCTAAAAAATGATTAATCTCTTGGCAGGCTTCAGGTGGATAATAGCCTTGTAAATTTTTTATTTTCTTTTGAAGTTCTGGGGTAGATACTATCTCAAACATGATTACTTCTCCTGAGTCAAACTTCCAACTTCAATAAGACCGCTATTAATAGCAAGTAGTTTATCTGCAACTTCTGACACTGGAATCGGAAGATAGGCAATCAACCGAGGGCTAACGAATGCAACCGCTCTCCGTGTATGATAGGTTACATAAATACAATCAACATCAACTTGTAAATGCTCCCAGCACTCGGTTAGATGTAGCCGGAAATCTGATAATGACATTTCTTCGCTTTTATTGATGGCATTATCTTCTAGAGCTTTTTCTAAATCCTTTAAAGGCACTAAGAATCCAACTACTTGCCCATAATAAGTAGCAGCAATTCTTTTCATCCCTAACTGCACCTGACGCTTGAACTTCGGCAGGCTTTCTCTTAGGTCTGATAATGGAAGCTGCTTGAAAGAACTCACGCTTGTTTTCCTCTTACTTTTATAGTACAAACATACTGGCAAATGCTTCTGAAACTACTATATTAGACAAGATACCATTGTGCAACAAGTTTAGCAAGTTGTATATGTTTTACATTTATAGCCTATAACTATTGCTACACAATATCTACAGCACATTGATTGTTGATAACTGTTAGTTACCAGAGCGATAAGCCTGACGGCATGGCTACGCTTACCGCCTACACTAGGACATGAGCTAATGGAGACGCTAGCGCGCGCAAACGGCGATCGCATATACGCACTCATCACCGTTCATCCCGCAACCACTCTAACCCAGTTCTCAGTGCTGCCTCCGCCGTGTAAAAAATCTTTTGTTCCCCGAATATGCCACCTGTCCGGCTGATAATCCGAAACTGCCAGCAATGCCCTGGCGTGTAAAAAACCATTAGGACACTGCCGTTGACACAGAGTACGGTATCAACTTTAACTTGGGACATTTACTGCTGTTGTGGGTGTGATGATGTATTTTAATTGTGTGGGATTTCTCACCCAATCAACCCCAAATGCCGATGGAATGCTTCAACAGCATTCGCCACACCATCTTCATCTCTAATCTTCTGGCCTAACTCCTGGGCTTTACACCGCATGACCTCATCACCCAGTACTATTTCAATCGCTGCCGCTAAAGTTCTTTCTGATACCTTGTGGTACTGTATCGGTTGTGGGCTGACTCCCAACCGAGTTAGCTTTTCACCCCAAACTGGCTGATCTGCAAAAAAGGGTACAGTAATTGATGGTGTCCCCGCACATAACACTGCCGCCGTTGTACTAGATCCTCCGTGATGTACTACTGCTGGCACTTGAGGAAATAACCAATCATGCGGAACTTCCTTGATCACAAACACTCGTAGCGAATCTTTTATATTCACCGTTCTTCCAACGTTACCCCAGCCTGACAATATAATCCCGCCTTGATGGGTTTTCTTTAAGGCTTCCACGATGTAATGTGTGAGATATTCTGGATTGGGCATCGTCATGCTCCCAAATCCAAAACACAAAGGTAATTGCTTTCGCCCAAGAAAATCCT is part of the Nostoc sp. UHCC 0926 genome and encodes:
- a CDS encoding DUF7226 domain-containing protein, which codes for MFEIVSTPELQKKIKNLQGYYPPEACQEINHFLEILKQDGHLSKTNFYDINTNEIAGLYCNLFYKPYLEEKKILLIDIKMKAADIFKQRFTIEDDWDDNSCVDSIPQYDKPKKIIEAILLIYQGITDSYELGYKLGNRGKKNVYISRHGQYAKQALEALKLITRMRQGNKWLTELTQKGRLIAEAPNEDLQVRLLIEAMLSYPPVWRIIDAVSLKQSQLNSVLVLNDEVVKELTFPEVLKDADTSNRRSQTLKNWIKWISKKSGIPIRIHEEGVQLTIPMLFAEVLDGANTD
- a CDS encoding prevent-host-death family protein encodes the protein MSSFKQLPLSDLRESLPKFKRQVQLGMKRIAATYYGQVVGFLVPLKDLEKALEDNAINKSEEMSLSDFRLHLTECWEHLQVDVDCIYVTYHTRRAVAFVSPRLIAYLPIPVSEVADKLLAINSGLIEVGSLTQEK
- a CDS encoding glycosyltransferase is translated as MHWQRYRQLLNHFRTETLKLPPLPYLGRRFRQKTPANVSRIPVLYGFSSHVIPRPRDWPAWAYVTGFWFIDQGSEYEPPLELEDFLGRKQLPLCFGFGSMTMPNPEYLTHYIVEALKKTHQGGIILSGWGNVGRTVNIKDSLRVFVIKEVPHDWLFPQVPAVVHHGGSSTTAAVLCAGTPSITVPFFADQPVWGEKLTRLGVSPQPIQYHKVSERTLAAAIEIVLGDEVMRCKAQELGQKIRDEDGVANAVEAFHRHLGLIG